The Coffea arabica cultivar ET-39 chromosome 4e, Coffea Arabica ET-39 HiFi, whole genome shotgun sequence genome includes a window with the following:
- the LOC140004148 gene encoding oligouridylate-binding protein 1B-like isoform X1 codes for MQHQRLKQQQHQALMQHALLQQQSLYHPGLLAAPQIEPIPSGNLPPGFDPSTCRSVYVGNIHTQVTEPLIQEVFSSTGPVEGCKLIRKEKSSYGFIHYYDRRSAALAILSLNGRHLFGQPIKVNWAYASGQREDTSGHFNIFVGDLSPEVTDAMLFACFSVYPSCSDARVMWDQKTGRSRGYGFVSFRNQQDAQSAINDLTGKWLGSRQIRCNWATKGAGANDDKQSSDAKSVVELTTGSSEDGKEAANNDAPENNPQFTTVYVGNLAPEATQLDLHRHFHALGAGVIEEVRVQRDKGFGFVRYSTHAEAALAIQMGNTPSILCGKPIKCSWGNKPTPPGTSSNPLPPPALAPLPGLSATDLLAYERQLAMSKMGGVHALMHSQGQHPLKQASMGLGAAGASQAIYDGGFQNVAAAQQLMYYQ; via the exons ATGCAGCATCAGAGGCTGAAGCAACAGCAACATCAGGCGCTGATGCAACACGCGCTTCTTCAGCAGCAGTCTCTCTATCACCCTGGTCTTTTAGCTGCTCCTCAG ATTGAGCCAATTCCAAGTGGAAATTTGCCTCCTGGTTTTGATCCAAGTACATGCCGCAGCGT GTATGTAGGAAACATCCATACCCAAGTGACTGAACCACTCATTCAGGAAGTTTTCTCGAGTACAGGTCCTGTTGAAGGTTGTAAACTTATTAGGAAAGAAAAG TCATCCTATGGATTTATTCATTATTATGATCGTAGATCTGCTGCACTTGCTATATTGTCTCTTAATGGGAGGCATCT GTTTGGGCAGCCAATTAAAGTTAATTGGGCATACGCCAGTGGTCAAAGGGAGGATACATCAG GTCACTTCAACATTTTTGTTGGTGATCTTAGCCCTGAGGTTACTGATGCCATGCTGTTTGCTTGTTTTTCAGTTTACCCTAGTTGCTC TGATGCAAGGGTTATGTGGGATCAGAAGACAGGCCGTTCAAGGGGTTATGGATTTGTATCTTTTAGGAATCAGCAG gaTGCGCAGAGTGCAATAAATGACTTAACAG GAAAATGGCTTGGCAGTAGACAGATACGTTGTAATTGGGCTACTAAAGGTGCTGGTGCTAATGATGATAAGCAGAGTTCTGATGCTAAGAGTGTTGTGGAACTGACAACTGGTTCATCAG AGGATGGGAAGGAGGCAGCAAATAATGATGCTCCAGAGAATAATCCACAATTTACCACTGTGTATGTGGGCAATCTTGCTCCAGAG GCAACCCAACTTGATCTTCACCGGCACTTCCATGCTTTGGGTGCTGGAGTGATTGAGGAAGTCAGGGTTCAGCGTGACAAAGGATTTGGCTTTGTAAGATACAGCACCCATGCCGAGGCAGCTTTGGCGATTCAAATGGGCAATACCCCGTCAATTCTTTGTGGGAAACCAATTAAG TGTTCATGGGGAAACAAGCCAACTCCACCAGGAACTAGCTCAAACCCACTTCCGCCACCGGCTCTTGCACCCTTGCCAGGCCTTTCGGCTACTGACCTCTTGGCCTATGAACGGCAACTAGCTATGAGCAAGATGGGTGGTGTCCATGCCCTCATGCACTCTCAAGGGCAACATCCCCTGAAGCAAGCATCTATGGGGTTGGGTGCTGCTGGAGCTAGCCAAGCAATATACGATGGGGGGTTCCAAAATGTTGCAGCTGCACAGCAGCTTATGTACTACCAGTGA
- the LOC140004148 gene encoding oligouridylate-binding protein 1B-like isoform X2, whose product MQHQRLKQQQHQALMQHALLQQQSLYHPGLLAAPQIEPIPSGNLPPGFDPSTCRSVYVGNIHTQVTEPLIQEVFSSTGPVEGCKLIRKEKSSYGFIHYYDRRSAALAILSLNGRHLFGQPIKVNWAYASGQREDTSGHFNIFVGDLSPEVTDAMLFACFSVYPSCSDARVMWDQKTGRSRGYGFVSFRNQQDAQSAINDLTGKWLGSRQIRCNWATKGAGANDDKQSSDAKSVVELTTGSSEDGKEAANNDAPENNPQFTTVYVGNLAPEATQLDLHRHFHALGAGVIEEVRVQRDKGFGFVRYSTHAEAALAIQMGNTPSILCGKPIKGLSTSEYAFLFPYLNQILW is encoded by the exons ATGCAGCATCAGAGGCTGAAGCAACAGCAACATCAGGCGCTGATGCAACACGCGCTTCTTCAGCAGCAGTCTCTCTATCACCCTGGTCTTTTAGCTGCTCCTCAG ATTGAGCCAATTCCAAGTGGAAATTTGCCTCCTGGTTTTGATCCAAGTACATGCCGCAGCGT GTATGTAGGAAACATCCATACCCAAGTGACTGAACCACTCATTCAGGAAGTTTTCTCGAGTACAGGTCCTGTTGAAGGTTGTAAACTTATTAGGAAAGAAAAG TCATCCTATGGATTTATTCATTATTATGATCGTAGATCTGCTGCACTTGCTATATTGTCTCTTAATGGGAGGCATCT GTTTGGGCAGCCAATTAAAGTTAATTGGGCATACGCCAGTGGTCAAAGGGAGGATACATCAG GTCACTTCAACATTTTTGTTGGTGATCTTAGCCCTGAGGTTACTGATGCCATGCTGTTTGCTTGTTTTTCAGTTTACCCTAGTTGCTC TGATGCAAGGGTTATGTGGGATCAGAAGACAGGCCGTTCAAGGGGTTATGGATTTGTATCTTTTAGGAATCAGCAG gaTGCGCAGAGTGCAATAAATGACTTAACAG GAAAATGGCTTGGCAGTAGACAGATACGTTGTAATTGGGCTACTAAAGGTGCTGGTGCTAATGATGATAAGCAGAGTTCTGATGCTAAGAGTGTTGTGGAACTGACAACTGGTTCATCAG AGGATGGGAAGGAGGCAGCAAATAATGATGCTCCAGAGAATAATCCACAATTTACCACTGTGTATGTGGGCAATCTTGCTCCAGAG GCAACCCAACTTGATCTTCACCGGCACTTCCATGCTTTGGGTGCTGGAGTGATTGAGGAAGTCAGGGTTCAGCGTGACAAAGGATTTGGCTTTGTAAGATACAGCACCCATGCCGAGGCAGCTTTGGCGATTCAAATGGGCAATACCCCGTCAATTCTTTGTGGGAAACCAATTAAG GGTTTGAGTACCTCCGAATATGCTTTCTTGTTTCCTTACCTTAATCAAATCCTTTGGTAA